Below is a genomic region from Actinomyces weissii.
TGACCCCGCCGAGTGGGGAAAGAACTTCCCCAAGCACTACGAGGCCTTCAAACGCACCGCCGAGGACACTGACGGAGACTTCGTCAAGGTCTCCCCCACGGCGGAGGACCCGCGTGAGTACCACACCCTATCGCGCATCGACATGGAGCCCCGTGCCCAGAAGATGTGGCGCGGCTACGCCTTCGCCGTCGACTACACCGAGCCCAGAGGCCACGAGTGGGCCTTTGAGGACCAGAAGCACACCAAGCGCACCAAGGAGCCCTTCAAGCAGCCAGGCACCTGCCTGAACTGCCACGCCTCCATGCCTGAGGTCTACGACAAGCTTGGCAACGGGGACCGGCAGGCGGGCTTCGAGGCCATGAACAGGCTCAGCTACCAGGAGGCGGCCACGCACGCTACCGGCTCCATCGCCTGCATCGACTGCCACGACCCGAAGACCATGGAGCTGACCATCACCCGCCCAGCCTTCAAGGAGGGCATCAAGAAGGTCAAGGCCCTGGAAGGCATCAGCGACTACGACGTCAACCGCGACGCCACCAACCAGGAGATGCGCACCTACGTGTGCGCCCAGTGCCACGTCGAGTACTACTTCACCAAGGACGGCAACACCCTGACGTTCCCCTGGAAGTACGGGCTGACCGCCAACGACGCCATGAGGCACTACGACGAGATCGGCTGGGTCGACTTCAGGCACAAGGAGTCCGGGGCTGATCTGCTAAAGGCCCAGCACCCCGACTTTGAGACCTACGCACAAGGCATACACGCTGCGAACGGGGTCACCTGCGCGGACTGCCACATGCCCTACCAGCGGGACGGGGCTGCCAAGGTGTCCAACCACCAGATCATGAGCCCGATGGTCTCCGACGCCAGCATCAACGCCTCCTGCATGACCTGCCACCACTCCACCGCGGACGAGATGCGCACCCGGGTAAGCAGCATCCAGACCGGCTGGCAGAACTCGCTCAACGTCAGCTTCACCGCCCTGGAGGCCCTGATCGACGAGACCACGACCGCCTCCCAGGACGGCTCCGCCAACGAGGACCAGCTCAGGTCCGCCCGCGACTACCAGCGCAAGGCCCAGTTCGTCATCGACTACTCCTTCTCCGAGAACGGTCGCGGCTTCCACGCTCCGGCCTACTCGATCTCGCTGCTCAACCAGGCCACCGACTGGGCCCGTTCAGGC
It encodes:
- a CDS encoding ammonia-forming cytochrome c nitrite reductase subunit c552; amino-acid sequence: MVLLLVAVAAATLTWLLTTIFQHKVEAKAPFTQVVELSDRSYDPAEWGKNFPKHYEAFKRTAEDTDGDFVKVSPTAEDPREYHTLSRIDMEPRAQKMWRGYAFAVDYTEPRGHEWAFEDQKHTKRTKEPFKQPGTCLNCHASMPEVYDKLGNGDRQAGFEAMNRLSYQEAATHATGSIACIDCHDPKTMELTITRPAFKEGIKKVKALEGISDYDVNRDATNQEMRTYVCAQCHVEYYFTKDGNTLTFPWKYGLTANDAMRHYDEIGWVDFRHKESGADLLKAQHPDFETYAQGIHAANGVTCADCHMPYQRDGAAKVSNHQIMSPMVSDASINASCMTCHHSTADEMRTRVSSIQTGWQNSLNVSFTALEALIDETTTASQDGSANEDQLRSARDYQRKAQFVIDYSFSENGRGFHAPAYSISLLNQATDWARSGQLALRGVETQHGNGPVVQEQHMPAKNA